One stretch of Methanococcus voltae PS DNA includes these proteins:
- a CDS encoding MarR family transcriptional regulator has protein sequence MIEDFGIFLHMLMGRQIEISKKNFPNIEEEYSKLTIIQLDYLYAIHTLNSPSFSDIAKHMNVANSSVTEMYHRLYKKGYVCKSQSEKDKREYQIHLTFKGNKLIYKDLMASICLSKEIFEKAPRDKLLGAYELLKEYLYTIKSEEIEQYFVKYSEYKDIENNYLD, from the coding sequence ATGATTGAGGATTTTGGAATATTTTTACATATGTTGATGGGTCGACAAATTGAAATTTCTAAAAAAAATTTTCCAAATATCGAAGAAGAGTATTCAAAGCTTACAATAATACAGTTAGACTATTTATATGCGATACATACACTAAATAGTCCTTCTTTTTCAGATATTGCAAAACATATGAATGTTGCAAATTCTTCTGTAACAGAAATGTACCATAGATTATATAAAAAAGGCTATGTATGTAAATCGCAGTCAGAAAAAGATAAACGAGAATATCAAATTCATTTAACGTTTAAAGGCAATAAGTTAATTTATAAGGATTTAATGGCTTCAATATGTTTATCCAAGGAAATTTTTGAGAAAGCTCCTCGGGATAAGTTATTAGGCGCATATGAGCTATTAAAAGAATATCTTTATACCATCAAATCTGAAGAAATTGAGCAATATTTTGTAAAATATAGTGAATATAAGGATATTGAAAACAATTATTTAGATTAA
- a CDS encoding A24 family peptidase C-terminal domain-containing protein has protein sequence MSIEYIYGFFCIIAGLYFELRGKKFYDIFWISMLYLGALIHFNSIEFLGILILTLANYIKSYAKILANLGIVLFIASFVMSGSYYALSLIMYYFIALALYHGNLMDGQETKYLIGLSYLSGFLISSSIFLDSVLFVIPIPLYFLIVNYKNDPSDYEDLSLQSFSRLATSIKKSEKDVKPTDNVVCYDKKSLISAGFKNKVRNPYMNNLSNLDSLINLDSLSNLSNQGNTNKLDNFNLNNENYIDISEIGELSTSMKHKLSYDNALLENSKIQDKKVWVTPHIPFMLFITMSYIIFWFVKKPILFLLIDNLVH, from the coding sequence ATGAGCATAGAATATATTTATGGTTTTTTTTGCATAATTGCAGGACTATATTTTGAATTAAGAGGAAAGAAATTTTATGACATCTTTTGGATATCAATGCTTTATTTAGGTGCATTAATTCACTTCAACAGCATTGAATTTTTAGGAATACTGATATTAACACTTGCAAATTACATTAAAAGTTACGCCAAAATACTTGCAAATTTAGGTATAGTTTTATTTATTGCATCTTTCGTAATGTCTGGTTCTTATTACGCATTATCATTAATAATGTACTACTTCATTGCGTTGGCACTTTACCATGGCAATTTGATGGATGGACAAGAAACAAAGTATTTAATAGGATTATCTTATTTAAGCGGTTTCCTTATTTCTTCGTCGATATTTTTGGATTCAGTGCTTTTTGTAATTCCTATTCCACTTTATTTCCTAATTGTAAATTACAAAAATGACCCGTCGGATTATGAAGACCTTAGCTTACAAAGTTTTTCAAGGTTGGCTACATCGATTAAAAAAAGCGAGAAAGATGTAAAACCTACAGATAATGTAGTATGTTATGATAAAAAGTCTTTGATAAGCGCAGGATTTAAAAATAAGGTTAGAAATCCTTATATGAATAATTTAAGTAATTTAGATAGTTTAATTAATTTAGATAGTTTAAGTAATTTAAGTAATCAGGGCAATACAAATAAGTTAGATAATTTTAATTTAAATAATGAAAATTATATCGATATTTCGGAAATTGGTGAGTTATCAACTAGTATGAAGCACAAGCTTAGCTATGATAACGCACTATTGGAAAATTCAAAAATCCAAGACAAAAAAGTATGGGTTACCCCCCATATTCCATTCATGTTGTTTATTACAATGTCTTACATAATATTTTGGTTTGTAAAAAAACCTATATTATTCCTACTTATAGATAATTTAGTTCATTAA
- a CDS encoding class III signal peptide-containing protein, producing the protein MLQGDTLRRGQISLEMIIITLVVLGSVSILGYTYINGVEETSAILANTSVISGYSVGGPSNSSNIDTEDPNETDDDNDEEDSDETDDEDEYEGEIRIKNCLLDSSNFQATSKYDVVYTIKDGEVVSNDGSAVTTQPEKKGNHYVLYNIEEISVKPLYNKNYQIQVDNKKIPNIQQRSFEAEIDDNEDESTLGIIHVKIFNNGDIILYILPHNFIGELDFDDEDDDEDDD; encoded by the coding sequence ATGTTACAAGGTGATACTTTGAGACGAGGACAAATATCTCTTGAAATGATAATTATTACCTTGGTTGTATTAGGTTCTGTATCGATACTAGGATATACATACATTAACGGAGTTGAAGAAACATCTGCCATCTTAGCCAATACCTCTGTAATAAGTGGTTATTCCGTGGGTGGTCCCAGTAACTCAAGTAATATAGATACTGAAGACCCTAATGAAACCGATGATGATAATGATGAAGAAGATTCTGATGAAACCGATGATGAAGACGAATATGAAGGGGAAATACGGATTAAAAATTGTTTACTAGATAGTTCAAATTTCCAAGCTACGAGCAAATACGATGTTGTATATACAATAAAAGATGGTGAAGTGGTGTCAAACGACGGTTCAGCAGTTACGACACAACCTGAGAAAAAGGGTAATCATTACGTATTATATAATATTGAAGAAATATCTGTGAAGCCATTATATAATAAAAATTATCAAATTCAAGTTGATAACAAAAAAATACCCAATATTCAGCAGAGAAGTTTTGAAGCCGAAATAGACGATAATGAAGACGAAAGTACACTTGGAATTATTCACGTTAAAATATTCAATAACGGAGACATTATATTATATATCTTGCCACACAATTTCATAGGCGAGTTGGACTTTGATGATGAAGACGATGATGAAGACGATGATTAA
- a CDS encoding MATE family efflux transporter, with translation MTNYDLNTTPIPKLIARYSIPAIIGFVINGVYTIIDGIFIGHWVGSEAIASITLSFPIKLMMISFAIMIGVGASAHISISLGKQDPKKAEEIFKNAFCILLLLGVVLTVVGLLAIKPLLTSFGVEGTLLTLSLTYLGIAFIGAMGSLFNVGLEPIIRNDGFPQKAMKVMIICALVNIVFDALFIIVFQWGVAGAAIATLMGETLGAMIFLHHFIAKKSNLKIENLGYRVKNILNFKTYDKDILKLVLLTGISPFLMEFSSAIGSLVYSTQFLKYGGSLHVSAFGIVIYLFIILFMTVLGLCSGVQPLISYNYGAKRFDKVKEILKITGGLCATVGVISFILYNLFPTYLINIFNSTDMALIETATTGLSIFSFGTLVLGPVFLIIIYFQSIGDSKVANTLALLKSFGFILPLLYLLPMYFGVIGIWYAEPLSGLLTLIIGSFFIYRAFRYQLKEK, from the coding sequence ATGACTAATTACGACTTGAATACTACGCCGATTCCTAAATTAATAGCTCGGTATAGTATCCCCGCGATAATTGGATTCGTAATTAATGGAGTATATACCATTATAGACGGTATATTTATAGGTCATTGGGTGGGTTCTGAAGCTATTGCGAGCATTACACTCTCGTTCCCGATAAAATTAATGATGATATCTTTCGCAATTATGATTGGAGTAGGAGCTTCTGCGCATATATCCATTAGTTTGGGCAAACAGGACCCCAAAAAAGCTGAGGAAATATTTAAAAATGCTTTTTGTATTTTATTACTATTAGGCGTAGTCCTAACAGTTGTTGGATTATTAGCAATAAAACCATTACTAACAAGCTTCGGAGTCGAAGGAACCCTACTAACTTTATCGTTAACCTATTTAGGAATAGCATTTATTGGTGCAATGGGTTCATTATTTAACGTTGGACTTGAACCCATTATTAGAAACGATGGATTCCCGCAAAAAGCTATGAAAGTAATGATTATATGTGCATTAGTGAATATCGTATTTGATGCATTGTTTATAATTGTATTTCAATGGGGGGTTGCAGGTGCAGCAATCGCTACATTGATGGGAGAAACACTTGGAGCAATGATATTTTTACATCACTTTATAGCAAAAAAATCTAACTTAAAAATAGAAAATTTAGGTTATCGAGTAAAAAATATACTTAATTTTAAAACATACGACAAAGATATTTTAAAATTGGTACTTTTAACCGGTATATCTCCATTTTTAATGGAATTTTCTTCCGCAATCGGTTCGTTAGTTTACAGCACCCAATTCTTAAAATATGGCGGTTCTTTGCACGTTTCCGCATTTGGTATTGTTATATACCTATTTATAATCCTATTTATGACAGTTTTAGGGTTATGTAGTGGTGTGCAGCCACTTATAAGTTATAACTACGGGGCTAAACGATTTGACAAGGTAAAAGAGATTTTAAAAATCACTGGGGGGTTATGTGCAACTGTAGGCGTAATTTCGTTTATATTATACAACCTATTCCCTACATACCTAATTAATATATTTAATTCCACGGACATGGCGTTAATTGAAACCGCTACAACAGGACTAAGTATATTTTCATTTGGTACTTTAGTGTTAGGGCCAGTATTCCTAATAATCATCTATTTCCAATCTATAGGAGATAGTAAAGTAGCGAATACGTTAGCACTACTTAAATCTTTTGGATTTATATTGCCTTTATTGTACTTATTACCAATGTATTTCGGAGTTATCGGCATATGGTATGCTGAACCGCTTTCTGGACTATTAACACTGATTATAGGTTCTTTCTTTATCTATAGAGCCTTTAGATATCAGTTAAAAGAAAAATAA
- the msrA gene encoding peptide-methionine (S)-S-oxide reductase MsrA, whose product MGVETNLKISNPNYDIAIFGMGCFWGSEELFRTIDGVLDTEVGYMGGKTKYPTYEEVCKGDTGHVEVVTIIYDINTVDYGDLLDTFWINHDPTTLNRQGWDRGEQYASTIFYTTEKQYKLAKKSLKKMQDTLKDMKIDKKIVTRIRKAGEFYKAEEYHQKYLMKKNKKFLELF is encoded by the coding sequence ATGGGTGTCGAAACTAACTTAAAAATAAGTAATCCAAATTATGATATTGCAATATTTGGAATGGGCTGTTTTTGGGGCTCCGAAGAATTATTTAGGACTATAGACGGAGTTTTGGATACTGAAGTGGGTTACATGGGCGGTAAAACCAAATACCCAACTTATGAAGAAGTTTGTAAGGGTGATACCGGACATGTTGAAGTAGTTACTATAATTTATGACATAAATACAGTTGATTATGGGGATTTATTAGATACATTTTGGATTAATCACGACCCTACTACATTAAATCGGCAAGGATGGGATAGAGGCGAGCAATACGCTTCTACAATATTTTACACGACAGAAAAACAATATAAATTAGCTAAAAAGTCTTTAAAAAAAATGCAGGATACCCTTAAGGATATGAAAATCGATAAAAAGATTGTTACACGAATTAGAAAGGCAGGAGAATTCTATAAGGCTGAAGAATACCACCAAAAATATTTAATGAAAAAAAATAAAAAATTTTTAGAGTTATTTTAA